A single genomic interval of Hevea brasiliensis isolate MT/VB/25A 57/8 chromosome 4, ASM3005281v1, whole genome shotgun sequence harbors:
- the LOC110641333 gene encoding gibberellin 2-beta-dioxygenase 6 codes for MSEMNLESYPPVFRQQSESPHVQAQAQAQAQSSDLDDIAKESIQEYDPIPLIDLQCLNLDELGEACKHWGLFRLVNHGIPLTLLRQLQDHSKKIFSLSFESKEALVISSPMSYFWGTPALTPSGDSLSRGPQNINWVEGFNVPLGQLSQFQAEDPTIDSFRLLLEEYGRHLARIASTIFQAMVNTLNLNPEQSKSYLSESTGFIRVYRYPQCFVANETWGMEAHTDSSVLSILNQEQVGGFEHFKDDKWFQIEPIPDTLILNLGDMLQAISNDEYKSVKHRVKPNKYGERYSICYFVFPAEGSVIQSSKYKPFTYSDFQAQVQQDIKTIGFKVGLERFRFKQNESGPAS; via the exons atgtctgAAATGAACCTTGAATCCTACCCACCTGTGTTTCGCCAACAAAGCGAAAGCCCTCACGTTCAAGCTCAAGCTCAAGCTCAAGCTCAAAGCTCCGACCTTGATGATATCGCCAAAGAGTCGATTCAAGAGTATGATCCTATCCCTCTTATAGATCTCCAGTGCCTCAACCTGGATGAGCTTGGAGAGGCTTGTAAACACTGGGGCCTGTTTCGTTTGGTCAACCATGGGATTCCTTTAACCCTTCTGAGACAACTTCAAGATCATTCCAAGaagattttctctctttcttttgaatCCAAAGAAGCACTAGTGATcagtagcccaatgtcctacttCTGGGGCACCCCTGCTCTTACCCCATCTGGGGATTCCCTGTCAAGAGGCCCCCAGAATATCAACTGGGTGGAAGGTTTCAATGTTCCTCTCGGTCAACTCTCTCAGTTTCAAGCTGAAGATCCTACAATTGATTCTTTCAG ACTGCTGTTGGAAGAATATGGAAGGCACCTGGCTCGAATTGCCTCCACCATATTCCAAGCAATGGTCAATACCCTCAATCTGAATCCTGAGCAATCCAAGTCTTACTTGTCAGAATCCACAGGATTTATACGTGTTTATCGATACCCTCAGTGCTTTGTAGCTAATGAGACATGGGGGATGGAAGCTCACACAGACAGCTCAGTACTTTCCATATTGAACCAGGAACAAGTTGGTGGATTTGAACATTTCAAGGATGATAAATGGTTCCAGATTGAGCCCATTCCTGATACGCTCATTCTCAACCTTGGAGATATGTTGCAG GCCATAAGCAACGATGAATATAAGAGTGTTAAACACAGAGTGAAGCCAAACAAATATGGGGAGCGGTATTCAATCTGCTACTTCGTTTTCCCAGCTGAAGGGAGTGTGATACAAAGCTCTAAGTACAAGCCTTTCACTTACAGTGATTTCCAGGCACAAGTGCAGCAAGACATAAAGACCATTGGCTTTAAGGTTGGGCTTGAGAGGTTCAGGTTCAAGCAGAATGAGTCTG GGCCTGCAAGCTGA
- the LOC110641352 gene encoding 3-ketoacyl-CoA thiolase 2, peroxisomal: MEKAINRQRVLLDHLRPSSSSSHNYESSLSASACLAGDSAAYHRTSVYGDDVVIVAAYRTPLCKSKRGGFKDTHADDLLAPVLKAVIEKTNLNPSEVGDIVVGTVLAPGSQRASECRMAAFYAGFPETVPIRTVNRQCSSGLQAVADVAAAIKAGFYDIGIGAGLESMTSNPMAWDGDVNPKVKAFEQAQNCLLPMGVTSENVAHRFGVTRQEQDQAAVESHRKAAAATASGKFKNEIIPVATKIVDPKTGHEKPVTISVDDGIRPNTSLSELGKLKPVFKKDGTTTAGNSSQVTDGAGAVLLMKRSVAMRKGLPILGVFRTFAAVGVDPAIMGIGPAVAIPAAVKAAGLELADIDLFEINEAFASQFVYCRKKLELDPEKINVNGGAMAIGHPLGATGARCVATLLHEMKRRGRDCRFGVVSMCIGTGMGAAAVFERGDAADDLCNARRVETNDLLSKDAM, from the exons ATGGAGAAAGCGATCAATAGGCAGCGAGTTCTTCTCGATCACCTCCGTCCTTCTTCATCGTCTTCGCACAATTATGAGTCCTCCCTCTCA GCATCGGCGTGCTTGGCTGGGGATAGCGCCGCGTATCATAGGACTTCGGTGTATGGAGATGATGTTGTGATTGTAGC AGCATATCGAACTCCGTTGTGCAAGTCTAAGCGTGGTGGTTTCAAGGATACTCATGCTGATGATTTACTTGCTCCTGttttgaag GCAGTGATAGAGAAAACAAATTTGAACCCAAGTGAAGTAGGGGATATTGTTGTGGGCACAGTGTTGGCACCGGGATCTCAAAGAGCAAGTGAATGCAGGATGGCTGCATTCTATGCCGGTTTTCCTG AAACTGTGCCTATTAGGACTGTTAACAGGCAATGTTCGTCTGGGCTTCAGGCAGTTGCTGATGTAGCTGCAGCTATCAAAGCAGGCTTTTATGACATTG GCATTGGAGCTGGTTTGGAATCCATGACGAGTAATCCAATGGCTTGGGATGGAGATGTGAATCCAAAA GTAAAAGCCTTTGAGCAAGCCCAAAATTGCCTTTTGCCCATGGGTGTTACTTCAGAAAATGTTGCACATCGTTTTGGGGTGACTAGACAGGAGCAGGATCAGGCTGCA GTTGAGTCTCATAGGAAGGCAGCTGCTGCTACTGCTTCTGGCAAATTCAAGAATGAGATAATCCCTGTGGCTACCAAG aTTGTTGACCCAAAAACTGGACATGAGAAACCTGTCACCATCTCCGTTGATGATGGAATTCGTCCTAACACATCATTATCAGAGCTAGGAAAACTGAAGCCTGTGTTTAAGAAAGATGGAACCACTACCGCTG GGAATTCTAGCCAAGTAACTGATGGTGCTGGGGCTGTGTTGCTCATGAAAAGAAGTGTGGCAATGCGTAAAGGGCTACCTATCCTTGGTGTGTTCAG GACTTTTGCTGCTGTGGGTGTGGATCCTGCCATCATGGGCATTGGTCCGGCTGTAGCAATTCCAGCTGCAGTGAAGGCTGCTGGACTAGAACTTGCTGACATTGATCTTTTTGAGATAAATGAG GCATTTGCTTCTCAGTTTGTTTATTGCCGTAAGAAGTTGGAGCTTGATCCGGAGAAGATCAATGTCAATGGAGGTGCAATGGCCATTGGGCATCCTCTAGGTGCAACAG GTGCCCGCTGTGTAGCCACTCTACTGCATGAGATGAAGCGTCGGGGTAGAGATTGTCGCTTTGGGGTGGTGTCCATGTGCATAG GCACGGGAATGGGAGCAGCGGCTGTTTTTGAAAGAGGGGACGCTGCTGATGATCTCTGCAATGCCCGGAGAGTAGAAACCAATGACCTGTTATCCAAGGATGCTATGTAG